One window of the Natronomonas marina genome contains the following:
- a CDS encoding DUF58 domain-containing protein has product MRPTRRYWAVVGLTVLLAVSAWLFDQPTLLVGVATLGGWLVASAHAFLVTVTDVDDKLELELSTPNTRVPVDAGTELGFAGQQIDASAAVTARLRLPAGLSTTGDGDVAAIRLTDDGPMTSVVVETPVAGRFTVPSPEITVVDGAGLFTERFDRGPSLTLTVEPRQPDDLTVGAGGERVASLGGQQADERRSEGIEPAELREYTPGENAGRIDWNATARLTETYVREFEAQSAIETAFIVDARSTTATGPDGETEFDYLREVALGLLSLFRSHEDPVGITVIDDEGIASLQRPSNDSAAYEGVRRRLLTTGPTEGEVRPPRRLDSRSSLAGRLVAVDAEDSVFIETLTACVDERRPLPPDRSPLRSAVQALGDNAGGRIVLFTDDTNRREIREVVEAARDASDSVLVFLAPTVLHEPGSLADLEAAYERYTEFETFRRELDRLGGVEAFEVGPGGRSERLRKAKRTEAA; this is encoded by the coding sequence ATGCGCCCGACGCGCCGGTACTGGGCAGTCGTCGGTTTGACCGTCCTGCTTGCAGTATCGGCGTGGCTGTTCGACCAGCCGACGCTGCTCGTCGGGGTCGCCACCCTGGGCGGGTGGCTCGTCGCCTCCGCACACGCCTTTCTCGTTACCGTCACGGACGTTGACGACAAGCTCGAACTCGAACTGTCGACGCCGAACACGCGAGTCCCCGTCGACGCTGGAACCGAACTCGGGTTCGCTGGCCAGCAGATCGACGCCTCGGCTGCAGTGACCGCCCGGCTACGACTCCCAGCGGGACTCTCGACGACGGGCGACGGCGACGTGGCGGCCATTCGCCTCACCGACGATGGGCCAATGACGAGCGTCGTCGTCGAGACGCCGGTGGCCGGGCGATTTACCGTTCCATCGCCGGAGATCACCGTCGTCGACGGCGCCGGGCTGTTCACCGAGCGTTTCGACCGGGGGCCGTCGCTGACACTGACGGTCGAACCACGCCAGCCGGACGACCTGACCGTCGGCGCTGGTGGCGAACGGGTGGCCTCGTTGGGTGGGCAACAAGCCGACGAGCGCCGCAGCGAGGGCATCGAGCCTGCCGAACTCCGCGAGTACACCCCCGGCGAGAACGCGGGACGGATCGACTGGAACGCGACCGCGCGACTCACGGAAACGTACGTCCGCGAGTTCGAGGCCCAGTCGGCCATCGAAACGGCCTTCATCGTCGACGCCCGCTCGACGACCGCGACCGGGCCGGACGGCGAGACCGAATTCGATTATCTCAGAGAGGTTGCACTCGGTCTCCTGTCGCTGTTTCGGTCCCACGAGGACCCCGTCGGTATCACCGTCATCGACGACGAGGGCATCGCCTCGCTGCAACGACCGTCGAACGACTCGGCCGCCTACGAGGGCGTTCGTCGCCGACTGCTGACCACCGGGCCGACCGAAGGCGAGGTCCGCCCGCCTCGACGGCTCGATAGCCGGTCGTCGCTGGCCGGGCGCCTGGTCGCCGTCGACGCCGAGGACAGCGTCTTCATCGAGACGCTCACGGCCTGCGTCGACGAACGTCGACCGCTCCCGCCGGACCGTTCGCCGCTCCGCAGCGCCGTCCAGGCGCTCGGAGACAACGCCGGTGGCCGGATCGTCCTCTTTACGGACGACACCAACCGTCGCGAGATTCGAGAAGTGGTGGAAGCGGCCCGCGACGCCTCCGACAGCGTTCTCGTCTTTCTGGCGCCGACCGTGCTCCACGAACCCGGTTCCCTGGCCGATCTCGAAGCCGCCTACGAGCGCTACACCGAATTCGAGACGTTCCGGCGCGAACTGGACCGGTTGGGCGGTGTCGAGGCCTTCGAGGTCGGCCCTGGCGGGCGCAGCGAACGCCTCCGGAAGGCCAAACGCACCGAAGCGGCCTGA
- a CDS encoding AAA family ATPase encodes MSSPADMYQSVRDEVGKVLIGQEDLIKGLTIASLTGGHVLLEGVPGIAKTTAARLYARAIGLDYSRIQMTPDLLPADITGTRIYRQQTGEFETERGPVFANVVLADEINRATPKTQSALLESMQEGQVTIDGEEMSLPTPFLVIATQNPVEMDGVFSLPEAQRDRFQLKITVGTPGRDDERAILDRFDDNPNLGPDDIDSVVDTRTIMQCREAVSDVHAAGAVKEYALDIAEATRDHDATEHGASPRASIAFIDAGKGLAAINGRDYVIPDDLKDLAYQVLSHRLVLDADANLRNVDPDDVIEDVLDRVEPPTDGFTPDPDSVEVDGESTEVATDGSTTTVSQPADDA; translated from the coding sequence ATGAGTAGCCCCGCAGACATGTACCAGTCGGTCCGTGATGAGGTCGGAAAGGTTCTCATCGGGCAGGAGGACCTCATCAAGGGATTGACAATCGCTTCGCTCACCGGCGGACACGTACTGCTCGAGGGTGTCCCGGGAATCGCCAAGACCACGGCAGCGAGACTGTACGCGCGGGCGATCGGATTGGATTATTCTCGCATCCAGATGACGCCGGACCTGCTGCCGGCGGACATTACCGGCACGCGCATTTATCGACAGCAGACCGGCGAGTTCGAAACTGAGCGGGGCCCGGTGTTCGCCAACGTCGTACTGGCCGACGAGATCAACCGTGCGACGCCGAAGACCCAGAGCGCACTGCTGGAATCGATGCAGGAGGGGCAGGTGACGATCGACGGCGAAGAGATGTCGCTGCCCACGCCGTTTCTGGTGATAGCGACACAGAACCCCGTCGAGATGGACGGCGTGTTCTCCCTTCCGGAAGCCCAGCGGGACCGGTTCCAGCTGAAGATAACTGTCGGCACGCCCGGACGCGACGACGAGCGGGCGATTCTCGATCGGTTCGACGACAATCCCAATCTCGGGCCCGACGACATCGACAGCGTCGTCGATACGCGAACGATAATGCAGTGTCGGGAGGCCGTTTCAGACGTCCACGCCGCGGGGGCTGTAAAGGAGTACGCCCTCGATATAGCAGAGGCGACACGGGACCACGACGCCACCGAACACGGCGCCTCGCCGCGCGCGTCGATCGCCTTCATCGACGCCGGGAAGGGCCTCGCAGCTATCAACGGGCGCGACTACGTCATTCCCGACGACCTGAAAGATCTGGCGTACCAGGTGCTGTCCCACCGGCTCGTCCTCGACGCCGACGCTAACCTGCGGAACGTGGACCCGGACGACGTCATCGAAGACGTCCTCGACCGTGTCGAACCACCGACGGACGGGTTCACACCGGACCCCGATAGCGTCGAGGTCGACGGCGAGTCCACGGAGGTCGCCACGGACGGGTCGACAACCACGGTGTCCCAGCCCGCCGACGACGCCTGA
- a CDS encoding DUF7342 family protein, protein MSDEPLSPDGPDEFPTKEELPDEPVTVDDIDPFTVDDGDFDDIDDFAAAEWKKDTTADERIRMVINRTTTPKSAGDVADTALVSETKARTTLNKLAEEGTVRSHQTDSGKLYERDPEWHLLKQVKQLAGSETLVDQIQRVKRELAGYKAKYDANDPEELLVSDTELDRNELDDISHWRTAERELSHLRAAYHLKEAIEHAYTVTESRDKRSGDQTTPPDRNHPSLQ, encoded by the coding sequence ATGTCTGACGAGCCACTATCTCCTGATGGCCCCGACGAGTTCCCCACCAAAGAGGAACTACCGGACGAACCGGTAACCGTGGATGATATTGACCCGTTCACTGTTGATGATGGTGACTTCGACGACATCGATGACTTCGCAGCCGCAGAGTGGAAAAAAGACACTACTGCGGACGAGCGAATTCGAATGGTAATCAACAGAACGACGACTCCGAAATCCGCGGGCGATGTCGCAGACACAGCGCTGGTCTCAGAAACAAAAGCCAGAACCACGCTCAACAAGCTTGCCGAAGAAGGCACCGTGAGAAGTCACCAGACGGACTCCGGAAAGCTGTACGAGCGAGACCCCGAGTGGCATCTCCTCAAACAGGTTAAACAGCTCGCTGGTAGCGAAACGCTTGTCGATCAAATCCAGCGAGTGAAACGAGAGCTCGCAGGGTACAAAGCCAAATATGACGCAAACGATCCAGAGGAGCTCCTAGTTTCAGACACGGAACTCGACCGAAATGAACTCGACGACATCTCACACTGGCGGACAGCAGAACGAGAACTCAGCCACCTCAGAGCCGCATACCATCTCAAAGAGGCGATAGAGCACGCATATACCGTAACGGAATCGAGGGACAAACGGTCGGGTGATCAGACCACGCCCCCCGATCGCAACCATCCCTCGCTCCAGTAA
- a CDS encoding sugar phosphate nucleotidyltransferase translates to MHGLVPAAGRGTRLRPLTDEQPKGLVDVGDKPLLEHVFETLEPHVEAYVVVIGYRGGQIRDRFGEALDGRPISYVEQPDARGLADAVHRAESLVDGPFLQLNGDNVLRGNVGEVLDRHREREADATLLVDRVSEERARRGGVLELDGDEVVDLVEKPAEPPSRLATTGCFAFSPRIFEACRAIEPSERGEYELTDAVRWLLERDGTVETVRFGGWRVNVNTAEDIDRAEVRL, encoded by the coding sequence ATGCACGGACTCGTCCCGGCCGCCGGTCGCGGCACCCGCCTCCGTCCGCTCACCGACGAGCAGCCGAAGGGCCTCGTCGACGTGGGCGACAAGCCACTCCTCGAACACGTCTTCGAGACGCTCGAACCCCACGTCGAGGCCTACGTCGTTGTCATCGGCTACCGGGGCGGCCAGATACGCGACCGCTTCGGCGAGGCCCTCGACGGTCGGCCCATCTCCTACGTCGAACAGCCCGATGCGCGCGGCCTCGCCGACGCCGTCCATCGGGCCGAATCGCTCGTCGATGGCCCGTTTCTCCAGTTGAACGGCGACAACGTGCTCCGGGGCAACGTTGGTGAGGTGCTGGACCGACACCGGGAGCGCGAGGCGGACGCGACGCTGCTCGTCGACCGCGTCTCCGAGGAGCGGGCACGGCGCGGTGGCGTCCTCGAACTCGACGGCGACGAGGTGGTCGACCTCGTCGAGAAGCCCGCCGAGCCACCGTCTCGCCTGGCGACGACGGGCTGCTTCGCCTTCTCGCCGCGTATCTTCGAGGCCTGTCGTGCCATCGAACCCTCCGAACGCGGGGAGTACGAACTCACGGACGCGGTGCGGTGGCTGCTGGAGCGCGACGGCACCGTCGAGACGGTCCGCTTCGGCGGCTGGCGGGTGAACGTGAACACGGCAGAAGATATCGACCGCGCGGAGGTGCGGCTGTGA
- a CDS encoding DUF4350 domain-containing protein, which translates to MKLGGYDIDTPRAILVGFAIATVAALVFGGATSVAAFGSFNPSWEGTTDIREIADQAGAETVVSTNTSEYEAYGEDTVAVVLAPDEPYTAKELERIEGFLERGGTLLVADRDGTGNALLEALGADARLEGALLRDDRNYYRAPALPRATTVAEHPLTEGVNSLTLNYGTSVEAGNATVLVSSSDFGYLDRNGNGEVDDDEELDTYPVATTENVSGGRVVVVSDPSAFINVMAEQPGNRQFARNLFSEDDTVLVDASHSGGVPPLISVLLAIRGSPMLQFGTVGLGLLVVFVWQRGVFDRTDDEAFDRRPTPELLAESAADSHPEFDRGRIQRLMKGIKSINSERGDDE; encoded by the coding sequence ATGAAGCTCGGTGGGTACGACATCGACACGCCACGAGCGATCCTCGTCGGGTTTGCGATTGCCACCGTCGCCGCCCTCGTGTTCGGCGGGGCAACCTCGGTCGCGGCGTTCGGCTCGTTCAACCCCTCCTGGGAGGGGACGACCGACATCCGGGAGATAGCCGATCAGGCCGGCGCCGAGACGGTCGTCTCGACGAACACCTCCGAGTACGAGGCGTACGGCGAGGACACGGTCGCGGTCGTGCTGGCGCCCGATGAACCCTACACGGCAAAAGAGCTCGAGCGGATCGAGGGGTTCCTCGAACGCGGAGGCACGTTACTTGTGGCCGACCGCGACGGGACCGGCAACGCGTTACTCGAGGCGCTCGGCGCCGACGCCCGCCTCGAGGGTGCGTTGCTACGTGACGACAGAAACTACTATCGAGCCCCGGCACTCCCGAGGGCAACGACGGTCGCCGAACACCCGCTGACAGAGGGGGTCAACTCGCTGACGCTCAACTACGGAACCAGCGTCGAGGCGGGCAACGCGACCGTGCTCGTCTCGAGTTCCGACTTCGGCTATCTAGACCGGAACGGCAACGGTGAGGTGGACGACGACGAGGAGCTCGACACCTATCCGGTGGCGACCACGGAGAACGTCTCTGGTGGCCGTGTGGTCGTCGTCAGCGACCCGAGCGCCTTCATCAACGTCATGGCCGAGCAGCCGGGCAACCGCCAGTTCGCCCGGAACCTCTTTTCCGAGGACGATACCGTCCTGGTCGATGCCTCCCACAGCGGTGGCGTGCCGCCGCTAATCTCGGTGCTGCTTGCCATCCGTGGCTCACCGATGCTCCAGTTCGGGACCGTCGGTCTCGGCCTGCTCGTAGTGTTCGTCTGGCAACGGGGCGTTTTCGACCGAACGGACGACGAGGCGTTCGACCGACGACCTACCCCGGAGCTTTTAGCCGAGTCGGCGGCTGACAGCCACCCGGAGTTCGACCGCGGGCGAATCCAGCGACTCATGAAAGGGATTAAATCTATCAACTCCGAACGAGGGGACGATGAGTAG
- a CDS encoding DUF4129 domain-containing protein yields MSPVRPAVLVWLLVGVCLLGGVGVAITGASEHDTQHEHPDDVGDDGNLTAVQQWLGGRMTEINLDCAENLSLTESVACERLDGEYPEYLSEYGSVERERTGSNETTETLAETGETQRELVNETNEFRETYQEYQAAQEAGDNQRARRLARELQNRSDRIEELSLSLTDLFRQLEAQTGRDMGSAINSTSELAAEVETTTRQVEGDVFTPTDLTADVASETASFRSPATVSGTLVDENGTALADRTIVLVVDGRVVATTRTDTDGTYTAPYRPVTTETGPTTITAAYRPAAQAEYLDSNATANVSVEAVEPSVSITTDVEEVAFRDGVPATATVSLEGVPAASVPVALFLGDERIARNRTADNGSVSLNGTVPANVPDGERQLTVRVSREGTALSPVSESQSVTVLETETRITIEGLLDGEELVLTGRLTTADGQPVSAQQVGVNVDGQIRRTTTTDELGSYERRVPRSTGDAGEWSVAADYANSDSNLAPVTTTRTLQAEDLETTAGTTVDASRGPVERARAFLTDNALRIGGVVGFLAIAAAALIARRRLLEETDEETTASDDGEDDMDEPTPGDDQPPVGTGGDTASDADDIAVPDADFLAVARQRLGDGAPSEAVRIGYGAVRSELLRRTGDTERDTRTHWEFYRDVRSELPEHGAAALETLTEAYERAAFAPSGVDETTAESAVEAAAECLDSSAATDGGSGDER; encoded by the coding sequence GTGTCACCAGTGCGCCCCGCAGTCCTCGTCTGGCTTCTGGTGGGGGTCTGTCTGCTCGGTGGTGTTGGCGTCGCCATCACGGGCGCCTCCGAACACGACACACAGCACGAGCATCCGGACGACGTCGGTGACGATGGGAATCTCACGGCCGTCCAGCAGTGGCTCGGCGGCCGTATGACCGAGATCAACCTCGATTGTGCCGAGAACCTCTCTCTTACCGAATCCGTGGCCTGTGAGCGACTCGACGGCGAGTATCCCGAATATCTCTCGGAGTACGGTTCCGTCGAGCGCGAGCGAACGGGCAGTAACGAAACCACGGAAACGCTGGCAGAGACCGGCGAAACGCAGCGGGAACTGGTCAACGAAACAAACGAGTTTCGGGAGACCTACCAGGAGTATCAGGCCGCCCAGGAGGCCGGCGACAACCAGCGCGCTCGCAGACTCGCCCGCGAACTGCAGAACCGCTCCGATCGGATCGAGGAACTCAGCCTCTCGTTGACCGACCTGTTTCGACAGCTGGAGGCCCAGACCGGCCGGGATATGGGGTCGGCAATTAATAGCACGAGTGAGCTAGCTGCCGAGGTCGAAACCACTACCAGACAAGTCGAGGGTGACGTCTTCACGCCGACGGACCTGACTGCGGACGTTGCCTCGGAGACCGCATCGTTCAGGTCGCCGGCTACGGTCAGTGGGACGCTTGTAGACGAGAACGGGACGGCACTTGCAGATCGGACCATCGTGCTTGTCGTCGACGGCCGAGTCGTCGCCACGACGCGAACCGACACCGACGGCACCTATACAGCGCCGTACAGACCGGTGACGACGGAGACGGGTCCGACGACGATTACCGCCGCCTATCGGCCGGCAGCCCAGGCGGAGTACCTCGACTCGAACGCGACGGCGAACGTGTCCGTGGAAGCCGTCGAGCCGTCGGTGTCCATCACGACGGATGTCGAAGAGGTGGCGTTCCGGGATGGCGTCCCGGCCACGGCGACCGTCTCGCTGGAGGGGGTGCCTGCGGCGTCGGTCCCGGTTGCGCTGTTCCTGGGTGACGAACGGATCGCCCGGAACCGGACTGCCGATAACGGGAGTGTCAGCCTCAACGGGACAGTCCCGGCGAACGTACCGGACGGCGAGCGGCAACTGACCGTCCGGGTCTCCAGGGAAGGGACAGCGCTGTCGCCGGTTTCCGAGAGTCAGTCGGTGACGGTTCTCGAAACCGAGACTCGGATTACGATAGAGGGGCTGCTCGACGGTGAGGAACTCGTGTTGACCGGGCGACTGACGACAGCGGACGGCCAGCCGGTTTCGGCCCAACAGGTCGGTGTCAACGTCGACGGGCAGATCAGACGGACCACGACGACGGACGAACTGGGGAGTTACGAGAGACGAGTTCCCCGGTCGACCGGTGACGCCGGCGAGTGGTCGGTCGCCGCCGATTACGCGAACTCGGATTCGAACCTGGCGCCGGTCACGACCACACGAACCCTGCAGGCTGAGGACCTCGAAACCACCGCCGGGACGACGGTCGACGCCAGCCGAGGTCCGGTCGAGCGGGCCAGGGCGTTCTTGACGGACAACGCGCTACGAATCGGCGGCGTTGTCGGCTTCCTGGCCATCGCAGCAGCGGCGCTGATCGCCCGACGGCGGCTACTCGAAGAGACAGACGAGGAGACGACTGCATCCGATGACGGCGAGGACGACATGGACGAGCCGACCCCTGGCGACGACCAGCCGCCCGTTGGCACCGGGGGCGACACAGCATCCGATGCCGACGACATTGCCGTCCCTGACGCGGACTTTCTGGCGGTCGCTCGCCAGCGACTCGGTGACGGCGCCCCGTCGGAGGCGGTGCGTATCGGGTACGGCGCCGTTCGCAGCGAGCTGCTCCGGCGGACCGGTGACACGGAGCGTGACACGCGAACCCACTGGGAGTTCTATCGGGACGTCCGCTCGGAACTCCCGGAGCACGGGGCTGCCGCGCTCGAGACGCTGACGGAGGCCTACGAACGGGCGGCCTTCGCACCGAGCGGCGTCGACGAGACGACGGCGGAGTCGGCCGTCGAGGCCGCGGCGGAGTGTCTCGATTCGTCAGCCGCCACCGACGGCGGGTCCGGCGACGAACGGTAA
- a CDS encoding CPBP family intramembrane glutamic endopeptidase, translated as MSGTVSSWVDEHPVAAFVVGAYAFTWVISAPAAFMEEGWTPWILIYIGSFGPPVSAAAVTWLRGDDVKAWAKQIVRWRVGWFWWVAAFGVPVAIVAVTTVVLWAIGGPVDLGQPFQSPVLIAVIFVFGLTVSGGLNEEPGWRGFAQPHLNDRYDALPASLVVGVVWAVWHLPYFVIPITPHSGFTVVNQVGWFVSIVLLSVILAWAYNGTGSVLIVMVLHAMVNTADVLLPLPPESIVVEGVIDETAVATVTVTQLAVTLLVVVAIVAYFGRESLARGEIPGTRYIEGKTGA; from the coding sequence ATGTCGGGAACCGTATCCTCCTGGGTAGACGAGCACCCCGTTGCTGCCTTCGTCGTGGGTGCTTACGCCTTCACCTGGGTGATCTCCGCCCCTGCCGCGTTCATGGAGGAAGGGTGGACCCCGTGGATCCTCATCTACATCGGTAGTTTCGGACCACCGGTGAGTGCGGCGGCAGTGACGTGGTTGCGGGGTGACGACGTCAAAGCGTGGGCGAAACAGATCGTTCGGTGGCGGGTCGGCTGGTTCTGGTGGGTCGCCGCTTTCGGAGTACCGGTCGCTATCGTGGCGGTTACCACGGTCGTCCTCTGGGCTATCGGCGGTCCGGTCGACCTCGGTCAGCCCTTCCAATCCCCCGTTTTGATCGCCGTCATCTTCGTGTTCGGTCTCACGGTCAGCGGCGGATTGAACGAGGAGCCGGGCTGGCGTGGGTTCGCACAACCCCACCTGAACGACCGGTACGACGCACTACCGGCGAGTCTCGTCGTCGGCGTTGTCTGGGCCGTCTGGCACCTCCCCTATTTCGTCATCCCCATCACGCCCCACTCCGGTTTCACCGTCGTCAATCAGGTCGGCTGGTTCGTCAGCATCGTCCTGCTGTCGGTCATCCTCGCGTGGGCCTACAACGGCACGGGCAGCGTACTGATCGTGATGGTCCTCCACGCGATGGTGAACACCGCGGACGTACTCCTTCCGCTGCCCCCGGAGTCCATCGTCGTCGAGGGAGTCATCGACGAAACCGCCGTTGCAACGGTCACTGTTACGCAGCTTGCGGTCACACTGCTCGTCGTCGTCGCTATCGTGGCGTACTTCGGGCGAGAATCACTCGCTCGCGGGGAAATCCCGGGAACGAGGTACATCGAAGGGAAAACGGGAGCCTAA
- a CDS encoding phosphoenolpyruvate carboxykinase (ATP) encodes MSDTGLRPAQLETALPDPVDADNVVYDPSPERLREFSSDLETTTEFGSPAYVSEQRSRCADRTKNAIDDEFDAADHEHVETALEYARTEEMVCLDRQVGRHAEHAYCCRYYVPREYGRIALGVAKLFEPAPEGADPDFLTVQVPDHEEIAIRVLPDEGITAVLGSDYTGEAKKSFLRLFMRRAKEAGGLGLHAGSKRVRLQGEDGDSRTVGQLFLGLSATGKSTLTAHGLWLDDPENAVMLQDDVCALLPDGTVAGSEGNGLYIKTIGLDRDEQPALYDAATHESAILENVDVDEDGTVDFDSDAHTTNGRAVVLREHLASADADIDLGSVDQVFFITRNPAMPPVAKLSPDEAAAAFMLGESIQTSAGDPSAAGESIRVVGTNPFIVGPEGEEGNRFRDLIADLEVDCFVLNTGYVGDNAKDVGVEDSVTILRELARGRVDWTDDETTGLTVPDDVPGMDIGAFDLIHHAEDPDRMLRELRAERRAYLREFVELDESIVDAVY; translated from the coding sequence ATGTCTGACACGGGGCTGCGACCGGCCCAACTCGAGACGGCGCTACCGGACCCGGTCGACGCCGACAACGTCGTGTACGATCCCTCGCCCGAACGGCTCCGGGAGTTCTCGTCGGACCTGGAGACGACGACGGAGTTCGGCTCGCCCGCATACGTCAGCGAGCAGCGCTCCCGGTGTGCCGACCGGACGAAGAACGCCATCGACGACGAGTTCGACGCGGCCGACCACGAGCACGTCGAGACGGCCCTCGAGTACGCTCGCACCGAGGAGATGGTGTGTCTCGACCGCCAGGTGGGGCGGCACGCCGAGCACGCCTACTGCTGTCGGTACTACGTGCCCCGCGAGTACGGCCGCATCGCGCTCGGGGTGGCGAAGCTGTTCGAGCCGGCACCCGAGGGTGCCGACCCGGACTTCCTGACGGTGCAGGTGCCCGACCACGAGGAGATAGCCATCCGCGTGCTGCCCGACGAGGGCATCACCGCGGTGCTCGGCAGCGACTACACCGGCGAGGCCAAGAAGTCCTTCCTCCGACTGTTCATGCGCCGCGCCAAGGAAGCCGGTGGCCTGGGCCTGCACGCCGGCTCCAAGCGCGTCCGGTTGCAGGGCGAGGACGGCGACAGCCGGACGGTCGGCCAGCTATTCCTGGGCCTGTCGGCGACCGGCAAGTCGACGCTGACGGCCCACGGACTCTGGCTGGACGACCCCGAAAACGCCGTCATGCTGCAGGACGACGTCTGTGCGCTGCTGCCCGACGGGACCGTCGCCGGCAGCGAGGGCAACGGCCTCTACATCAAGACCATCGGGCTGGACCGCGACGAACAGCCCGCACTGTACGACGCCGCTACCCACGAGTCGGCGATACTGGAGAACGTCGACGTCGACGAGGACGGCACCGTCGACTTCGACAGCGACGCACACACGACGAACGGGCGGGCGGTCGTGCTCCGGGAACACCTCGCGTCGGCCGACGCGGACATCGACCTCGGGTCGGTCGACCAGGTGTTCTTCATCACGCGCAACCCGGCGATGCCGCCGGTGGCGAAACTGTCGCCCGACGAGGCCGCCGCCGCCTTCATGCTGGGCGAGTCCATCCAGACCAGCGCGGGCGACCCCTCGGCGGCCGGCGAGTCCATCCGGGTCGTCGGCACCAACCCCTTCATCGTCGGCCCAGAGGGCGAGGAGGGCAACCGGTTCCGCGACCTCATCGCGGATCTGGAGGTCGACTGTTTCGTCCTCAACACCGGCTACGTCGGCGATAACGCGAAGGACGTCGGCGTCGAGGACTCGGTGACGATCCTGCGGGAACTCGCCCGCGGGCGCGTCGACTGGACCGACGACGAGACGACGGGGCTGACGGTGCCCGACGACGTGCCGGGGATGGACATCGGCGCTTTCGATCTCATCCACCACGCCGAGGACCCCGACAGAATGTTGCGGGAGTTGCGCGCCGAACGACGGGCGTACCTGCGCGAGTTCGTGGAGCTAGACGAGTCCATCGTCGACGCGGTGTACTGA
- a CDS encoding MarR family transcriptional regulator produces the protein MPISIDRFDEDPPDALDFQEGSQPYRVLQFLAENDEQAFTQTELHEATGIKRGSVGAVLSRLEDRGLVRHKGRYWAIGIDDRLASYAAQTKASSDSMSDDYYGEE, from the coding sequence ATGCCAATCAGTATCGACCGTTTCGACGAGGACCCGCCCGACGCCCTCGACTTCCAGGAGGGGAGTCAGCCGTATCGGGTCCTCCAGTTCCTCGCCGAAAACGACGAGCAAGCCTTCACGCAAACGGAACTCCACGAGGCAACGGGAATCAAGCGTGGAAGCGTCGGCGCCGTTCTGTCCCGGCTCGAGGACCGCGGACTCGTCCGCCACAAGGGACGGTACTGGGCTATCGGTATCGACGACCGGCTGGCATCGTACGCGGCACAGACGAAGGCGAGTTCGGACTCGATGTCCGACGACTACTACGGTGAAGAATGA
- the hemG gene encoding menaquinone-dependent protoporphyrinogen IX dehydrogenase yields MARFLVLFGTGEGQTRTVAERIEATLTARGHDVETVDVDERPAFDVETFDAVLIGSSIHVGKHHAGIDEFVGTNREALNARPTAFFQVSLSSAVDDPERRAEAARYVDDLLEESDWRPDRIGLFGGALRYSKYGFLKRLLLKRIARDATGDVDTSRDYEYTDWTEVEAFAEDFAAFVEGRLGTDDPPAHETGRTE; encoded by the coding sequence ATGGCTCGGTTTCTCGTGTTGTTCGGGACGGGCGAGGGACAGACGCGTACGGTCGCAGAACGGATCGAAGCGACGCTTACGGCTCGCGGCCACGACGTCGAGACGGTCGACGTGGACGAGCGTCCCGCGTTCGACGTCGAGACGTTCGACGCCGTCCTTATCGGGTCGTCGATCCACGTCGGAAAGCACCACGCGGGCATCGACGAGTTCGTTGGAACGAACCGGGAGGCGTTGAACGCGCGTCCGACCGCGTTCTTTCAGGTGTCGCTGTCGTCGGCGGTCGACGACCCCGAACGGCGGGCCGAGGCGGCACGATACGTCGACGACCTCCTCGAAGAGTCGGACTGGCGTCCCGACCGGATCGGCCTGTTCGGCGGCGCGTTGCGCTACTCGAAGTACGGCTTCCTCAAGCGGCTGCTGCTCAAGCGAATCGCCAGAGATGCGACGGGCGACGTCGACACGTCCCGGGACTACGAGTACACCGACTGGACCGAAGTCGAGGCGTTCGCGGAGGACTTCGCCGCGTTCGTCGAGGGTCGACTCGGGACCGACGACCCGCCGGCACACGAGACGGGGCGGACGGAGTGA